TCTCGAACCATCCGGACCTGCGCCGCATCCTCACCGATTACGGTTTCGAGGGCTATCCGCTGCGCAAGGACTTCCCGCTGACCGGCTTCGTCGAGGTCCGCTACGACGATGAGCAGAAACGCGTCGTCTACGAGCCGGTGAAGCTGAACCAGGAGTTCCGCAACTTCGACTTCCTCTCGCCCTGGGAAGGGACGGAATATGTCCTGCCGGGCGATGAGAAGGCCAAGGCGGGCTGAGCGGATGGGCGAAGGCCACAAACTCTCCGGCGGTTGTCTCTGCGGCTCCGTTCGCTTCACGGCGACGCTGGCCAAGCCCGAGATGGACGTCTGCCATTGTGACATGTGTCGCAAATGGAGCGGCGGCGTGCTGATGACGGTGCCTTGCGCGGACGTCGCGGTGGCCGACGAGACGCATCTTGCCGTCTACACCTCCTCGGAATGGGGCGAGCGCATCTTCTGCCGAAACTGCGGCACCAGCCTGTTCTGGCGCCAGCGTTCGGGGCAGGGCCATGTCGCCGTGGCATTCCCGAGCCTCGACGATCCTTCCGACCTCGTCTTCGCCGAAGAGATCTTCATCGACGAGAAGCCTGACCTCTACGCCTTCGCGGGCGAGCGCCGGCGCAAGACCGGTGAGCAGGTGATCGCCGAATTCCATGCCGCCCAGGAAGGCCGGACATGACCGAACACAACATCCGCAATTTCTCGATCAATTTCGGCCCGCAGCATCCGGCCGCGCACGGCGTGCTGCGCCTGGTGCTGGAGCTCGACGGCGAGATCGTCGAGCGTGTCGATCCGCATATCGGCCTCTTACATCGCGGCACCGAGAAGCTGATCGAGCACAAGACCTATCTCCAGGCCGTGCCCTATTTCGACCGGCTCGACTATGTCGCGCCGATGAACCAGGAGCATGCCTTCGCGCTAGGCGTCGAGAAGCTGATGGGCGTGACCGTGCCGCGCCGCGGCCAGCTCATCCGCGTGCTCTATTCCGAGATCGGCCGCATCCTCTCGCACATCCTCAACGTCACCACGCAGGCGATGGACGTCGGCGCGCTCACCCCGCCGCTCTGGGGTTTCGAGGAGCGCGAGAAGCTGATGATCTTCTACGAGAGGGCCTGCGGCGCGCGCATGCATGCGGCCTATGTCCGGCCGGGTGGCGTCCACCAGGACCTGCCGACCTCGCTGATCCACGACATCGCCGAGTGGTGCGATCCGTTCCTCAAGGTCTGCGACGACCTCGAAGGCCTGCTCACCGACAACCGCATCTTCAAGCAGCGCAACGTCGACATCGGCGTCGTCGATCTCGAAACCTGCTGGAAATGGGGCTTCTCGGGCGTGATGGTGCGCGGCTCCGGCGCGCCCTGGGACCTGCGCAAGGCGCAGCCTTACGAGTGCTACGAGGAGATGGAATTCGACATCCCCGTCGGCAAGAACGGCGACTGCTACGATCGCTACTGCATCCGCATGGAAGAGATGCGCCAGTCGGTCCGCATCATGAAGCAGTGCTGCGAGAAGCTGCTCTCCGCCGACGGCGGCGGACCGATCTCCTCGCTCGACGGCAAGATGGTGCCGCCCAAGCGCGGCGAGATGAAGCGCTCGATGGAAGCGCTGATCCACCACTTCAAGCTCTACACCGAGGGCTACAAGGTGCCCGAGGGCGAGGTCTACGCCGCCGTCGAGGCGCCGAAGGGCGAATTCGGCGTCTATCTCGTCTCCGACGGCACCAACAAGCCCTATCGCTGCAAGATCAAGGCGCCGGGCTTCGCCCATCTCCAGGCCATGGATTTCATGTGCCGCAAGCACATGCTCGCCGACGTCTCCGCGATCCTCGGCTCCCTCGATATCGTCTTTGGTGAGGTGGACCGCTGATGTCCGTCCGTCGTCTCGCGCCCGATCACGTTCAGCCTGCCTCTTTCGCCTTCACCGCGGCGAACGAGAACTGGGCCGATCAGCAGATCGCCAAATATCCCGAAGGCCGCCAGGCCTCGGCCGTGATCCCGCTGCTCTGGAAGGCGCAGGAGCAGCATCATGGCTGGCTGCCGCGCGCCGCAATCGAGGCGGTTGCCCATAAGCTCGGCATGGCGCCGATGCGGGTGCTGGAGGTCGCGACCTTCTACACCATGTTCAATCTGCAGCCGGTCGGCACGCATTTCGTCCAGCTCTGCGGCACGACGCCCTGCGCGCTGCGCGGCGCCGAGGCGCTGAAGAAGGTCTGCGAGGACGTGATCGGCCCACAATCGACCGTCACCCCGGACGGCAAGCTGTCCTGGCTCGAGGTCGAGTGCCTCGGCGCCTGCTGCAACGCCCCGATGGCGCAGATCAATTTCGACTATTACGAAGACCTGAATCCTGCGAATTTCCGCAAACTGCTCGAGGATCTGCGCCACGGCCGCCCGACCAAGCCCGGCCCGCAGGTCGACCGCTCCTGCTCGGAGCCGCTCGGCGGCGGCGACACGCTGAAGGATCCGGCCCTGTACAATGGCTCGGTGATCGGCGCCGGCGACTGGCAGAAGCGCATTAGCAGGCAGCGCGAAGAGGCCGCGATCAGGATCGCCAGCGAAAAGGCTGCGGCCGAGGCCAAGGCCAAGGCGGAAGCTGAGACGGCTGCCGCGACCGCCAAGGCTGGCCCGACCGACGTCAAGACCGCGCCGGCTCCCGAAGCCGCTGCGCCGGCGCGTCCCAAGCCGTCCGAGCCGAACCAGCCGGCGAGCGCCGCGCAGGATACCCCGTCCGCGACCAGCAAGGCGATCAAGGACACTCCGGCCAAGGCGCCGGCGGCCAAGGCTGCTCCGGCTGCCGAGCCGGCTCCCGCCGTGGCCGAGTCCAAGCCGCAACTGCTCACCGCTGCCCGCGGCGGCAAGGGCGATGATCTCGAGCTGATCTGGGGCGTCGGTCCCAAGCTCGGCAAGATGCTCAACGAGATGGGCATCTGGCACTTCGACCAGGTTGCCGCCTGGACCCCGGCCGAGCTCGCCTGGGTCGACGCCCGGCTGACCGGATTCAAGGGCAGGGCGGTCCGTGACGACTGGATCTCGCAGGCGAAGAAGCTCGCTACCGGCTGGCGGCCGGAGAGCAAGCTCGGCGACAAGCCGGCGAACTGAGGCGAACAACGATGCTTGCTGATCGCGACCGCATCTTCACCAATCTCTACGGCCTTCACGACTTGTCGCTGAAGGGCGCCATGCAGCGTGGCGCCTGGGACGGCACCAAGTTCCTGCTCGAGCAGGGCCGCGACTGGATCATCGACGAGATGAAGAAGTCGGGCCTGCGCGGGCGCGGCGGCGCCGGCTTCCCGACCGGCCTGAAATGGTCGTTCATGCCCAAGCAGAGCGACGGGCGCCCGCACTATCTCGTCGTCAACGCCGACGAGTCGGAGCCGGGCACCTGCAAGGATCGCGAGATCATGCGCAACGACCCGCATACGCTGGTCGAGGGCTGCCTGATCGCCTCCTTCGCCATGGGCGCGCATGCGGCCTACATCTACATCCGCGGCGAATATGTCCGCGAGCGCGAGGCGCTGCAGCGCGCTGTCGACGAGGCCTATGAGGCGAACCTCATCGGCAAGAACAACAAGCACGGCTATCCCTTTGATCTCTACGTGCATCACGGCGCCGGCGCCTATATCTGCGGCGAAGAGACGGCGCTGCTGGAGAGCCTTGAGGGCAAGAAGGGCATGCCGCGGCTGAAGCCGCCTTTCCCGGCCAATGTCGGCCTCTATGGCTGCCCGACCACCGTCAACAACGTCGAGTCGATCGCGGTCGCGCCGACCATCCTGCGCCGTGGCGCCAGCTGGTTCTCCTCGATCGGCACGCCCAACAATGTCGGCACCAAGCTGTTCTGCGTCTCCGGCCATGTGAACAAGCCCTGCAACGTCGAAGAGGCGATGGGCCTGACTTTCCGCGAACTGATCGATCGCCATTGCGGCGGCATCCGCGGCGGCTGGGACAATCTGAAAGCGGTCATCCCTGGCGGTTCCTCGGTGCGAATGGTGCCGGCCGAGCAGATCATCGACACGCCGATGGACTTCGACTCGCTCTCCAAGCTGAAGTCGGGCCTCGGCACGGCGGCGGTGATCGTCATGGACAAGTCGACCGACATCATCCGCGCCATCGCCCGCATCAGCTATTTCTACAAGCATGAGAGCTGCGGCCAGTGCACGCCTTGCCGCGAGGGCACCGGCTGGATGTGGCGCGTCGTCAACCGCATGGCGGAAGGGCGCGCCCAGAAGCGCGAGATCGACATGCTGCTCGATGTTTCCAAGCAGATCGAGGGCCACACCATCTGCGCGCTGGGCGATGCTGCCGCCTGGCCGATCCAGGGCCTGATCAACCATTTCCGTCACGAGATCGAGCAGCGCATCGACGACTATGCCGCCAATCCGCATGGCGAGCCGGTCAGGCTCATGGCGGCGGAGTGAGACCATGACCAAACTCCTCATCGACGGCATCGAGGTCGACGTCCCGCCGGAGTACACCGTGCTCCAGGCCTGCGAGGCGGCGGGCGCCGAGGTGCCGCGCTTCTGCTTCCATGAGCGGCTCTCGATCGCCGGCAATTGCCGCATGTGCCTGGTCGAGGTGAAGGGCGGCCCGCCGAAGCCGCAGGCCTCCTGCGCCATTGGCGTGCGCGATCTGCGTCCTGGCCCGAACGGCGAGCCGCCGGTGGTGCTGACCAAGTCGCCCATGGTCAAGAAGGCGCGCGAAGGGGTGATGGAGTTCCTGCTCATCAACCACCCGCTCGACTGCCCGATCTGCGACCAGGGCGGCGAGTGCGACCTGCAGGACCAGGCCATGGCCTACGGCGTCGACACCTCGCGCTATGCCGAGAACAAGCGCGCCGTCGAGGACAAGTATATCGGCCCGCTGGTCAAGACCTCGATGACGCGCTGCATCCAGTGCACGCGTTGCGTCCGCTTCACCACCGAGGTCGCCGGCGCCTCCGACCTCGGCGCGATCGGCCGCGGCGAGGACATGGAGATCACCACCTATCTCGAGCACGCGATGAGCTCGGAGCTGCAGGGCAATGTCGTCGACCTCTGCCCGGTCGGCGCCCTGACCTCCAAGCCCTATCAGAACAAGGCCCGGCCCTGGGAGCTGACCAAGACCGAATCCATCGACGTGATGGACGCGGTCGGCTCGGCGATCCGCGTCGACTCGCGTGGCCGTGAGGTGATGCGCGTGCTGCCGCGCATCAACGAGGCGGTGAACGAAGAGTGGATCTCCGACAAGACCCGGCATATCGCCGACGGGCTCAGGACCCAGCGTCTCGACCGGCCCTATATCCGCGAGAATGGCGCGCTGCGCGCTGCGAGCTGGACCGAGGCGCTCGCGCTGGTCGCGGGCAAGCTCAAGGCCGCCAAGCCTGAGCGCATCGGCGCGATCGCCGGCGATCTCGCCGCTGTCGAGGAGATGTATGCCCTCAAGGCGCTGATCTCAGGCCTCGGCTCGACCAATCTCGATTGCCGCCAGGACGGCGCGAAGCTCGACCCGGCCTTCGGCCGCGCCAGCTACATCCTCAACACCGGCATTGCCGGCATCGAGGACGCGACCTCGCTGCTGATCATCGGCTCGAACCCGCGTCGCGAGGCGCCGATCGTCAATGCCCGCATCCGCAAGCGCTGGCTGCGCGGCGACTTCAAGGTCTCGCTGATCGGCGAGAAGGTCGACCTGACCTATGCCTATGACTATCTCGGCGCCGGCGCCGAGACCCTGGCCGATCTGGTCAAGCGTGCCGGTGCCGCCGGCGAGCGGCCGATGGTACTGGTCGGGCAGGGCGCTCTGACCCGCGCCGACGGCGCCGCCGTGCTCTCGCTCGCGGCCAAGGCGGCCGAGGTGCTCGGAGCGGTCAAGGACGGCTGGAACGGTTTTGGCGTCCTGCACACTGCGGCTGCCCGCGTCGGCGGCCTCGATCTCGGCTTCGTGCCGGGTGAGGGCGGTCTCGACGTTGCCGGCATGACCAGGGAGGGCGCGCTCGACGTGCTCTTCCTGCTCGGCGCCGACGAGGTCGAGGTATCGGCCGGCGCCTTCGTGATCTACCAGGGTAGCCATGGCGACAAGGGCGCGCACCGCGCCGACGTGATCCTGCCGGGCGCGGCCTATACCGAGAAGTCCGGCACTTTCGTCAACACCGAGGGGCGGGTGCAGATGGCGGCGCGCGCCACCTTCCCGCCGGGCGATGCCAAGGAGGACTGGGCGATCCTGCGGGCGCTCTCCGCTTCGCTCGGCAAGCCGCTGCCCTTCGACTCGCTGTCGGCTTTGCGCCGCGAGCTCTATGCCGCCCATCCGCATTTCGCTGCGGTCGACACGGTCGCGCAGAGCGATCGCGCCGGGCTGGCGAAGCTGGCGGGGCAGGGCGGCGCAACCGACAAGGCGGGCTTTACCCCGGCGGTCGCCGATTTCTACACCACGAACCCCATTGCCCGCGCTTCGGCGGTGATGGCGGAATGCTCGGCGCTGGCCTCCGGCCGCATGCGCCAGGCGGCGGAGTAAGCCTCGATGAACTGGGACCTCGTCCTCGATCTCGCGATCATCGCCGGCAAGAGCCTGCTGCTCCTGGTCGCGCTGCTGGTCTTCATCGCCTTCATGCTGCTCGCCGACCGTAAGGTCTGGGCGGCGGTGCAGCTGCGCCGCGGCCCGAACGTGGTCGGCCCCTTCGGCCTGCTGCAGAGCTTCGCCGACCTGCTGAAATTCGTCTTCAAGGAGCCGATCATCCCGTCGGGCTCCAACAAGGGCGTGTTCCTGCTGGCGCCGCTGGTCACCTGCTTGCTCGCGCTGGCGGCCTGGGCGGTGATCCCGGTGGCGGAAGGCTGGGCGATCGCCGACATCAATGTCGGCGTGCTCTACATCTTCGCGATCTCTTCGCTCGGCGTCTACGGCATCATCATGGGCGGCTGGGCTTCGAACTCGAAGTACCCGTTCCTCAGCGCGCTGCGCTCGGCGGCGCAGATGGTCTCCTACGAGGTCTCGATCGGCTTCGTGATCGTCACCGTGCTGCTCTGCGTCGGCTCGCTGAACCTGTCGGCGATCGTCGAGGCGCAGAATACCAAGGCGGGCCTATTCGGCTGGTACTGGCTGCCGCTCTTCCCGATGTTCATTGTCTTCTTCGTCTCGGCTCTGGCCGAGACGAACCGGCCGCCCTTCGATCTGGCCGAGGCGGAATCGGAGCTCGTCGCGGGCTTCATGGTCGAATACTCCTCGACCCCATACC
This genomic interval from Bosea sp. 29B contains the following:
- a CDS encoding GFA family protein; translation: MGEGHKLSGGCLCGSVRFTATLAKPEMDVCHCDMCRKWSGGVLMTVPCADVAVADETHLAVYTSSEWGERIFCRNCGTSLFWRQRSGQGHVAVAFPSLDDPSDLVFAEEIFIDEKPDLYAFAGERRRKTGEQVIAEFHAAQEGRT
- a CDS encoding NADH-quinone oxidoreductase subunit D, which encodes MTEHNIRNFSINFGPQHPAAHGVLRLVLELDGEIVERVDPHIGLLHRGTEKLIEHKTYLQAVPYFDRLDYVAPMNQEHAFALGVEKLMGVTVPRRGQLIRVLYSEIGRILSHILNVTTQAMDVGALTPPLWGFEEREKLMIFYERACGARMHAAYVRPGGVHQDLPTSLIHDIAEWCDPFLKVCDDLEGLLTDNRIFKQRNVDIGVVDLETCWKWGFSGVMVRGSGAPWDLRKAQPYECYEEMEFDIPVGKNGDCYDRYCIRMEEMRQSVRIMKQCCEKLLSADGGGPISSLDGKMVPPKRGEMKRSMEALIHHFKLYTEGYKVPEGEVYAAVEAPKGEFGVYLVSDGTNKPYRCKIKAPGFAHLQAMDFMCRKHMLADVSAILGSLDIVFGEVDR
- the nuoE gene encoding NADH-quinone oxidoreductase subunit NuoE, yielding MSVRRLAPDHVQPASFAFTAANENWADQQIAKYPEGRQASAVIPLLWKAQEQHHGWLPRAAIEAVAHKLGMAPMRVLEVATFYTMFNLQPVGTHFVQLCGTTPCALRGAEALKKVCEDVIGPQSTVTPDGKLSWLEVECLGACCNAPMAQINFDYYEDLNPANFRKLLEDLRHGRPTKPGPQVDRSCSEPLGGGDTLKDPALYNGSVIGAGDWQKRISRQREEAAIRIASEKAAAEAKAKAEAETAAATAKAGPTDVKTAPAPEAAAPARPKPSEPNQPASAAQDTPSATSKAIKDTPAKAPAAKAAPAAEPAPAVAESKPQLLTAARGGKGDDLELIWGVGPKLGKMLNEMGIWHFDQVAAWTPAELAWVDARLTGFKGRAVRDDWISQAKKLATGWRPESKLGDKPAN
- the nuoF gene encoding NADH-quinone oxidoreductase subunit NuoF; translated protein: MLADRDRIFTNLYGLHDLSLKGAMQRGAWDGTKFLLEQGRDWIIDEMKKSGLRGRGGAGFPTGLKWSFMPKQSDGRPHYLVVNADESEPGTCKDREIMRNDPHTLVEGCLIASFAMGAHAAYIYIRGEYVREREALQRAVDEAYEANLIGKNNKHGYPFDLYVHHGAGAYICGEETALLESLEGKKGMPRLKPPFPANVGLYGCPTTVNNVESIAVAPTILRRGASWFSSIGTPNNVGTKLFCVSGHVNKPCNVEEAMGLTFRELIDRHCGGIRGGWDNLKAVIPGGSSVRMVPAEQIIDTPMDFDSLSKLKSGLGTAAVIVMDKSTDIIRAIARISYFYKHESCGQCTPCREGTGWMWRVVNRMAEGRAQKREIDMLLDVSKQIEGHTICALGDAAAWPIQGLINHFRHEIEQRIDDYAANPHGEPVRLMAAE
- the nuoG gene encoding NADH-quinone oxidoreductase subunit NuoG; translated protein: MTKLLIDGIEVDVPPEYTVLQACEAAGAEVPRFCFHERLSIAGNCRMCLVEVKGGPPKPQASCAIGVRDLRPGPNGEPPVVLTKSPMVKKAREGVMEFLLINHPLDCPICDQGGECDLQDQAMAYGVDTSRYAENKRAVEDKYIGPLVKTSMTRCIQCTRCVRFTTEVAGASDLGAIGRGEDMEITTYLEHAMSSELQGNVVDLCPVGALTSKPYQNKARPWELTKTESIDVMDAVGSAIRVDSRGREVMRVLPRINEAVNEEWISDKTRHIADGLRTQRLDRPYIRENGALRAASWTEALALVAGKLKAAKPERIGAIAGDLAAVEEMYALKALISGLGSTNLDCRQDGAKLDPAFGRASYILNTGIAGIEDATSLLIIGSNPRREAPIVNARIRKRWLRGDFKVSLIGEKVDLTYAYDYLGAGAETLADLVKRAGAAGERPMVLVGQGALTRADGAAVLSLAAKAAEVLGAVKDGWNGFGVLHTAAARVGGLDLGFVPGEGGLDVAGMTREGALDVLFLLGADEVEVSAGAFVIYQGSHGDKGAHRADVILPGAAYTEKSGTFVNTEGRVQMAARATFPPGDAKEDWAILRALSASLGKPLPFDSLSALRRELYAAHPHFAAVDTVAQSDRAGLAKLAGQGGATDKAGFTPAVADFYTTNPIARASAVMAECSALASGRMRQAAE
- the nuoH gene encoding NADH-quinone oxidoreductase subunit NuoH codes for the protein MNWDLVLDLAIIAGKSLLLLVALLVFIAFMLLADRKVWAAVQLRRGPNVVGPFGLLQSFADLLKFVFKEPIIPSGSNKGVFLLAPLVTCLLALAAWAVIPVAEGWAIADINVGVLYIFAISSLGVYGIIMGGWASNSKYPFLSALRSAAQMVSYEVSIGFVIVTVLLCVGSLNLSAIVEAQNTKAGLFGWYWLPLFPMFIVFFVSALAETNRPPFDLAEAESELVAGFMVEYSSTPYLLFMLGEYVAIMTMCALTTILFLGGWLPPFPIAPFTWLPGVVWFVLKVMLVFFMFAMVKAFVPRYRYDQLMRLGWKVFLPLSLACVVIVAAVLQITGWGPAP